A single genomic interval of Armigeres subalbatus isolate Guangzhou_Male chromosome 1, GZ_Asu_2, whole genome shotgun sequence harbors:
- the LOC134204147 gene encoding uncharacterized protein K02A2.6-like: protein MLYGTDAKRVINSLMTLFSRFGLPDVMVTDGGPPFNSKEFSLFLEKHGVRVMKSPPYNPSSNGQAERLVRVVKDVFKKYLLDPQLRDLDLPHKINYFLINYRNQIATKDGTPPSHKVLAFKPKILLDLIHPNKQYKHFQEKSSSTDICAVSPSKPDPFTKLVNDDHGPQKPVEDGSFSDSRHDDVTPRNQPKEAQSC, encoded by the exons ATGCTTTATGGAACGGACGCTAAACGAGTGATCAATTCGCTAATGACTTTGTTTAGTAGGTTTGGTCTTCCCGATGTCATGGTTACGGACGGTGGCCCACCTTTCAACTCTAAGGAATTTTCTTTGTTCTTGGAGAAACATGGAGTGAGAGTAATGAAAAGTCCACCGTATAACCCAAGCAGCAACGGTCAAGCAGAACGCCTAGTGAGAGTGGTAAAAGATGTTTTCAAGAAGTACTTACTCGACCCTCAGTTGCGAGATTTGGATTTACCtcacaaaataaattatttcctGATTAACTATCGGAATCAAATCGCTACTAAAGATGGAACACCACCATCACACAAGGTTTTAGCCTTTAAACCAAAAATATTGCTTGATTTAATTCATCCAAATAAGCAATATaaacattttcaagaaaaatctagtTCAACAGACATCTGTGCAGTATCTCCTTCTAAACCTGATCCGTTTACAAAACTAGTG AACGACGATCATGGCCCACAGAAACCAGTTGAAGATGGCTCATTCTCCGATTCGAGGCACGATGATGTTACTCCCAGAAATCAACCGAAGGAAGCGCAGTCGTGCTGA